The genomic interval CCCGACCTGCCCGACGCGATCGTCACCGTGCGCGGCCAGGCCACGGTGGCGCTCACCCCCGGCGAGGTGCAGTCCGTGCACGTGGTCCCGCCCGACCCGCCGGCCGTCCCGGAAGCCGTGGAAGCGGTCCTGGACGCCGACTGGGTGGTGCTCGGCCCCGGCTCCTGGTTCTCCTCGGTGATCCCGCACCTGCTCGTGCCGGAACTGCTCGACGCGCTGGTCACCACGAAGGCCCGCAAGGTCCTCTCGCTGAACCTCGCACCCCAGCCCGGTGAAACAGAAGGCTTCTCACCGCAGCGTCATTTGGAGGTTTTGGGGCGACACGCCCCTAAACTCGCCTTGGACGTGGTGCTGGCCGATGAGGCCGCCGTGCCCGACCGTGAGTCACTCGCCGATGCCGCACTACGGCTCGGAGCCGCGGTCGAGCTGGCGCCGGTGGCATCGCCCGACGGCGTTCCGGTCCATGATCAGGAGCTGTTGGCCGCCGCGTACGACCGTATTTTTCGGATGCATGGAAGGATCGGCCCATGGCGATGACGCCAGCGGTGAAGAACGAAATCTCTCATCTTCCCGTCACCCGGACCTGCTGCAGGAAAGCAGAGGTCTCGGCGATTCTTCGGTTCGCGGGCGGCCTGCACCTGGTGAGCGGGCGGATTGTGATCGAGGCGGAGCTGGACACCGGCAACGCCGCCCGCCGCCTCAAGCGCGACATCCTGGAGATCTTCGGGCACAGCTCGGAGCTGATCGTGATGGCCCCCGGCGGACTGCGCCGCGGCTCGCGCTTCGTCGTACGGGTGGTGGCGGGCGGTGACCAGCTGGCCCGCCAGACCGGTTTGGTGGACGGCCGCGGCCGTCCGATCCGCGGGCTGCCCCCGCAGGTGGTCTCGGGGGCCACCTGCGACGCCGAGGCGGCCTGGCGCGGCGCCTTCCTCGCCCACGGCTCGCTCACCGAGCCCGGCCGCTCCTCCTCGCTGGAGGTCACCTGCCCGGGACCGGAGGCGGCCCTCGCCCTGGTCGGGGCGGCGCGCCGGCTCTCCATCGCGGCCAAGGCCCGCGAGGTGCGCGGCGTGGACCGCGTGGTCGTCCGCGACGGCGACGCGATCGGCGCCCTGCTGACCCGGCTCGGCGCCCACGACGCGGTGCTCGCCTGGGAGGAGCGCCGGATGCGGCGCGAGGTCCGCGCCACGGCCAACCGGCTCGCCAACTTCGACGACGCGAACCTGCGCCGCTCGGCCCGCGCCGCGGTCGCCGCCGGGGCCCGGGTGGGGCGTGCGCTGGAGATCCTCGGCGAGGAGGTCCCCGAGCACCTGGCCGCCGCGGGACGGCTCCGCATGGAGCACAAGCAGGCCTCCCTGGAGGAGCTCGGCGCGCTCGCCGACCCGCCGCTGACCAAGGACGCGGTCGCCGGCCGGATCCGCCGGCTGCTGGCGATGGCCGACAAGCGGGCCCAGGATCTTGGCATCCCGGGGACCGAGTCGACCCTCAGCGAGGAGCTCGCCGACGGCCTGGTCGGCTGACTCGGCGACAGGCAGGGGACGTTGGCCCCGGCAGGCGAAACGGAGGTCCGTACTCCTACTGACGAGTACGGATCTCCGGTCGTATCCGGTGGCGTGCGGAGGCCCTCTCGATGTCACCCCCGGGCCCCAGGAGAGGTAGGGTCGGAAGCGGTCGGGGACATCCC from Streptomyces sp. CA-278952 carries:
- a CDS encoding gluconeogenesis factor YvcK family protein translates to MTGRNLRMRRLSRATSALSGRKRGAQPKVVALGGGMGLSASLAALRRITGDLTAVVTVADDGGSSGRLREELGVLPPGDLRKALAALCGDDDWGRTWSRVIQHRFESQGDLHEHAVGNLLIVALWEQLGDHVQALDLVGKLLGAHGRVLPMSAVPLELQALVKGHDPDLPDAIVTVRGQATVALTPGEVQSVHVVPPDPPAVPEAVEAVLDADWVVLGPGSWFSSVIPHLLVPELLDALVTTKARKVLSLNLAPQPGETEGFSPQRHLEVLGRHAPKLALDVVLADEAAVPDRESLADAALRLGAAVELAPVASPDGVPVHDQELLAAAYDRIFRMHGRIGPWR
- the whiA gene encoding DNA-binding protein WhiA, giving the protein MAMTPAVKNEISHLPVTRTCCRKAEVSAILRFAGGLHLVSGRIVIEAELDTGNAARRLKRDILEIFGHSSELIVMAPGGLRRGSRFVVRVVAGGDQLARQTGLVDGRGRPIRGLPPQVVSGATCDAEAAWRGAFLAHGSLTEPGRSSSLEVTCPGPEAALALVGAARRLSIAAKAREVRGVDRVVVRDGDAIGALLTRLGAHDAVLAWEERRMRREVRATANRLANFDDANLRRSARAAVAAGARVGRALEILGEEVPEHLAAAGRLRMEHKQASLEELGALADPPLTKDAVAGRIRRLLAMADKRAQDLGIPGTESTLSEELADGLVG